One genomic segment of Alternaria dauci strain A2016 chromosome 8, whole genome shotgun sequence includes these proteins:
- a CDS encoding mitochondrial 37S ribosomal protein uS13m encodes MVFINGFSFTEATLVKRSLESFFGIGPSVSQRIMAKFYIHPWAKVGSLKNATVMDLTAELANMKIENDLRRQVQDDIRRLRDMGTYRGRRHAMGLPVRGQRTRTQIATARRLNKMERGGTGRVGL; translated from the exons ATG GTGTTCATCAACGGCTTCAGCTTCACGGAAGCGACGCTCGTCAAGCGGTCCCTCGAATCCTTCTTCGGCATCGGGCCCTCGGTCTCGCAGCGCATCATGGCGAAATTCTACATCCACCCGTGGGCGAAGGTCGGCAGTCTGAAGAATGCGACCGTCATGGATCTGACGGCCGAGCTGGCGAACATGAAGATTGAGAACGATTTACGGCGGCAAGTGCAGGACGATATTCGGAGATTGAGGGACATGGGCACATATCGTGGAAGGAGACATGCTATGGGGTTGCCTGTGAGGGGACAGAGGACAAGGACACAG ATTGCGACTGCGCGACGGTTGAACAAGATGGAACGAGGCGGTACTGGAAGAGTGGGGCTGTAA
- a CDS encoding mitochondrial 37S ribosomal protein mS42, producing the protein MMITRCLARRPGAFQSAAGAWRRIPSPAARNIYSVPPLDNHVDIEKNGVPGLLSPKGFRTAYTDYQGHIIDELNASTVGTQFENQEAKDLVVDFARDPMKAYAFNIASMAFNNHFFFRGLNANPDIQSRPSTDLTRHINRDFSSMETLRDTFLATAESMFGPGFVWLVQTNDTSFGSLRILPTYLAGSPLSGAHYRRQSHDLNTHNVDSYQAVNKVGSFGPASQQQDQRAKRPLGGIDVVPLLCVNTWEHVWLHDYGVRGKRAFLEKWWDRIDWNFVGQNATLSPTQNRSFY; encoded by the exons ATGATGATTACACGGTGTCTGGCCCGCCGGCCGGGTGCTTTTCAGTCTGCGGCCGGGGCTTGGAGG AGAATACCATCGCCCGCCGCCCGCAACATCTACTCGGTGCCCCCACTCGACAACCACGTCGACATTGAGAAGAATGGCGTCCCCGGGCTGCTCTCGCCAAAGGGCTTCAGGACGGCCTACACCGACTACCAAGGCCACATTATTGACGAATTGAATGCGTCGACCGTGG GCACGCAATTCGAGAACCAAGAAGCCAAGGACCTCGTCGTCGACTTTGCCCGCGATCCCATGAAGGCCTACGCCTTCAACATTGCCAGCATGGCCTTCAACAAccacttcttcttccgcgGCCTCAACGCCAACCCAGACATACAGTCGCGCCCCTCGACCGACCTCACCCGGCACATCAACCGCGACTTTTCGTCCATGGAGACACTGCGCGACACATTCCTCGCCACGGCCGAGTCCATGTTTGGCCCCGGCTTCGTCTGGCTCGTGCAGACCAACGACACCAGCTTCGGCAGCCTGCGTATCTTGCCCACCTATCTCGCCGGATCACCCCTGTCGGGCGCTCACTACAGGCGGCAATCGCACGATCTCAACACACACAATGTCGATTCCTACCAGGCAGTGAACAAGGTTGGGTCGTTTGGGCCGGCCTCGCAGCAGCAGGACCAGAGGGCCAAGCGGCCGCTGGGCGGCATCGATGTAGTACCACTGCTGTGTGTAAACACCTGGGAGCACGTCTGGCTGCACGACTACGGTGTCCGGGGGAAGAGGGCATTCCTCGAAAAGTGGTGGGACAGGATTGACTGGAACTTTGTGGGGCAGAATGCAACGCTGTCGCCCACCCAGAACCGATCCTTCTACTAG